In a genomic window of Rhododendron vialii isolate Sample 1 chromosome 12a, ASM3025357v1:
- the LOC131311409 gene encoding exocyst complex component EXO70A1-like has translation MADEAKVKGNAAFSAGNYAEAIRHYTEAIDLSPDNHVLYSNRSAAYASRNQYTEALFDAKKTIKLKPDWPKAFSRLGAAHLGLQNYSDAVSAYKKGLELDPANQVLQAGLREAVELTFESAENIILKWDSTSSEEARYHNIFDGGNRHEIDQYLNAVDEIQGWLESGTLTESDNQSKAKTAIRIAMARLEDEFRNLLMAHTSPVETDCLIDMNSSFKRTDSSTSELHGESFMEDEGLESRTRASYCFANTNTNICQIDLIPSDVISDLRSIAERMISAGYLRECVQVCLGVRKSCVDASLVHLGIEKSSADDFQWMEWENLEPKIRWWIRAARVSIRIIFASEKKLCERIFPYLLGSSIDDYCFLESVKGQVIQLFNFVGAISTITPRSHEKLVKILELHDAMSGLLPDIDVVFESMSSKMIRVEAAEILSELTEAVRGIWLEFENVVLNEKSQVPVPGGTIHPMTRYVMNYISLVTDYKQTLVELIVSKPELKNSGDLTDVESEVVEGRTPLALHLIWIMMTLQSNLDGKSKQHYKDPALGHLFMMNNVHYIVQKAKAENNLREMIGDGYLRKLTGKYRQLATSYKRSTWTKVMHCLRDEGLHGSGSSSAVSKNALKERFKSFNTAFEEVHKTQAMWLIPDDQLREELRIMILDLLIPAYNAFLGRFRSYIESGRHPETFIRYSVEDLVAAISDFFEGTSVSQQQLRRRS, from the coding sequence ATGGCCGACGAAGCAAAGGTCAAAGGCAACGCCGCCTTCTCCGCCGGCAACTACGCCGAGGCCATCCGCCACTACACGGAGGCGATAGACCTTTCTCCCGACAACCACGTCCTCTACTCCAACCGATCTGCCGCCTACGCTTCTCGCAACCAGTACACCGAGGCTTTATTCGATGCAAAGAAAACCATCAAGCTTAAGCCCGACTGGCCCAAGGCCTTCTCCCGACTCGGCGCCGCCCATTTAGGCCTCCAAAACTACAGCGACGCCGTATCCGCCTACAAAAAAGGCCTCGAGCTTGACCCCGCCAACCAAGTCTTACAAGCCGGCCTCAGAGAGGCCGTCGAACTAACCTTCGAATCCGCAGAAAATATCATACTTAAATGGGACTCCACGTCTTCCGAGGAGGCCAGATACCATAACATCTTTGACGGCGGGAATCGCCACGAGATCGATCAGTACCTTAACGCCGTCGACGAGATTCAAGGCTGGCTCGAATCGGGGACGTTGACCGAGTCCGACAACCAGAGCAAGGCCAAAACCGCTATCCGTATCGCCATGGCCCGGCTCGAAGACGAGTTCCGTAACCTACTCATGGCCCACACCTCCCCTGTCGAAACCGATTGCCTCATCGACATGAATTCCTCCTTCAAAAGAACTGATTCCAGTACTTCCGAATTACACGGCGAAAGTTTCATGGAGGATGAAGGACTTGAAAGCAGAACACGTGCGAGTTATTGCTTCGCAAATACTAATACTAATATTTGCCAAATCGATTTAATTCCATCAGATGTGATTTCCGATCTTAGAAGCATAGCAGAAAGGATGATTTCAGCTGGATACCTTCGGGAGTGCGTTCAGGTGTGCTTAGGTGTTCGGAAGTCTTGTGTGGACGCGAGCTTGGTACATCTTGGGATCGAGAAATCGAGCGCCGACGATTTTCAATGGATGGAGTGGGAAAATTTAGAACCAAAGATCCGATGGTGGATACGAGCGGCCAGGGTTTCGATACGGATCATATTTGCGAGTGAGAAAAAACTATGTGAGCGAATCTTTCCATATTTATTAGGTAGTTCTATAGATGATTATTGTTTCCTAGAGAGCGTTAAAGGTCAAGTGATccaactttttaattttgttggaGCCATAAGTACAATAACTCCCCGGTCACATGAGAAGCTGGTCAAGATACTGGAATTGCACGACGCTATGTCAGGTTTGTTGCCGGACATAGATGTTGTGTTTGAGTCTATGTCATCGAAGATGATTCGAGTTGAGGCGGCAGAGATATTGTCTGAGCTAACAGAGGCAGTGAGAGGGATTTGGttggagtttgaaaatgttGTGCTTAACGAAAAGTCGCAAGTTCCAGTTCCTGGAGGTACAATTCACCCCATGACTAGATACGTAATGAATTACATTAGTCTGGTTACTGATTATAAGCAAACCTTAGTTGAATTGATTGTATCAAAACCGGAGTTGAAGAATTCAGGTGATCTGACGGATGTAGAGTCTGAGGTGGTGGAGGGGAGAACTCCTCTGGCTTTGCATTTGATATGGATAATGATGACCTTACAATCCAATTTGGATGGAAAGTCGAAGCAGCACTACAAAGACCCTGCATTAGGTCATCTATTCATGATGAACAACGTGCATTATATTGTTCAAAAGGCCAAAGCTGAAAACAATTTGAGAGAGATGATTGGAGATGGGTATCTAAGAAAATTAACTGGTAAGTATAGGCAGTTGGCAACTAGCTACAAGAGATCAACTTGGACGAAAGTCATGCACTGTTTGAGAGATGAGGGGTTACATGGGAGTGGGAGTTCCTCTGCAGTTTCAAAGAACGCTCTGAAAGAGAGATTCAAGAGTTTCAACACGGCGTTTGAAGAGGTTCATAAGACTCAAGCCATGTGGCTCATACCCGATGATCAGCTTCGAGAGGAGTTACGGATAATGATTTTAGACTTGTTGATTCCTGCTTACAATGCGTTCCTCGGTAGGTTCAGGAGCTATATAGAGAGCGGAAGGCATCCCGAGACCTTCATCAGGTACTCTGTTGAGGACCTTGTGGCGGCAATCTCGGATTTCTTCGAGGGTACCTCAGTTTCGCAGCAACAATTGCGTAGGAGATCTTAG
- the LOC131309720 gene encoding putative F-box/FBD/LRR-repeat protein At3g49030, protein MVELRSENVDSAHKLIHGSPVLEYLDILLGPAFESREVLNISVPTLKLLKVDHWGFGDQFMVNSPKLEYLDLSYFWAEGFSLENLSSLLEARINIGYPDSGPISSTNILNLLRGMLSIFGPHLFSESPFCPEVWITDTLSIRFYANFGDYVLPTFHTLRNLTHLRLLSGIDAEGFDLNLPSYFLECSPNVKVLVLQGCSLTKSWSPRLRVPRCLLFHLKEVEFLEFGRAKHEFEVVEYLLKSA, encoded by the exons ATGGTGGAGCTTAGATCTGAAAATGTAGATTCAGCTCACAAGCTCATCCATGGATCCCCAGTTCTTGAATATTTGGATATCTTGTTGGGGCCGGCTTTTGAGAGTAGAGAAGTGTTGAACATTTCTGTGCCCACATTGAAGCTTTTGAAGGTAGACCACTGGGGTTTTGGAGACCAGTTTATGGTTAATTCCCCCAAGCTTGAATACCTTGATCTCTCATATTTTTGGGCAGAGGGTTTTTCATTAGAGAACTTATCATCCTTGTTGGAAGCAAGGATTAATATTGGTTATCCCGACTCTGGACCCATCAGTTCAACCAACATACTCAATCTTCTTCGTGGGATGTTAAGTATCTTTGG GCCTCATCTATTCAGTGAATCCCCGTTTTGCCCTGAAGTATGGATTACAGATACACTGAGTATCAGA TTTTATGCCAATTTTGGGGATTATGTTCTGCCAACTTTCCATACTCTCCGTAATTTGACACATCTGAGGCTTTTGTCTGGCATTGACGCTGAAGGCTTTGACTTGAATTTGCCAAGTTACTTTCTTGAGTGCTCGCCTAATGTTAAAGTTCTTGTTCTTCAG GGATGCTCTTTAACCAAGTCCTGGAGTCCGCGTCTGAGAGTGCCTCGCTGTTTGTTGTTTCATCTCAAGGAAGTTGAATTTCTGGAGTTTGGTAGGGCAAAACATGAGTTTGAAGTGGTAGAATATCTGCTGAAAAGTGCTTAA
- the LOC131309721 gene encoding FBD-associated F-box protein At4g10400-like, which yields MASDTVRSLDRISMLPDSVLCHILSFLPTKNAVGTSILSTRYQYLWTCITSLHFDKAEFFTNDIGEAEADLSFTNFSWISTATKRNVQKLELQYFDFNREIPIQLPRTLFVSKTLVDLKLDGMISPENTCFGLASQS from the exons ATGGCTTCAGATACTGTGAGGAGCTTAGATAGGATCAGCATGCTACCAGATTCCGTATTGTGCCACATACTTTCGTTCCTTCCGACGAAAAATGCTGTTGGGACCAGCATTCTATCAACACGATATCAGTACCTTTGGACTTGCATTACCAGCCTTCACTTTGACAAGGCTGAATTCTTTACTAATGATATTGGAGAAGCTGAAGCTGATTTGAGCTTCACGAATTTT TCATGGATCAGCACTGCAACAAAGCGCAACGTTCAAAAGCTGGAGCTTCAATACTTTGACTTCAACAGAGAGATTCCTATTCAGTTGCCTCGGACATTGTTCGTTAGCAAAACATTGGTGGATCTAAAGCTGGATGGAATGATTTCCCCTGAAAATACCTGCTTCGGTTTGGCTTCCCAGTCTTAA
- the LOC131311411 gene encoding exocyst complex component EXO70B1-like, whose protein sequence is MDPPEPPQLTFESAENVILRWDTTSSEQPRDRTIFDGGDRHEINQYIDAVDEIQRSLESATLTEPDHQSKAKTAIRIAMARLEDEFRNLLTAHTSPIETDCLVDPNSSFKKHCRTNSSSDGAVLRAESFTDDEGLESRTCVSYRFANRICEIDSIPSDAISDLRSIAERMISAGYLRECVQVCVGVRRSCVDASLVRLGIEKSSIDDIQRMEWENLETMIRWWIRAARVSIRMVFASEKRLCEQIFRDLGSSSIDEFCFLETVKVQALQLFNFAGAISLSPRAPEKLFKILDLHDAMLDLLPDIEVVFESELSKMIRVEAAEILSELTEAVRGILTEFENAVLNEPSKVAVPGGTIHPLTRYVMNYMCLITDYKQTLVDLIVSKPELRHSDDPTDVEFEVVEGRTPLASHLIWIIVILQSNLDGKSKHYKDPALAHLFMMNNVHYIVQKAKGFPDLKEMIGVGYLKKLSGKYRQLATSYQRSTWVKVMHCLRDEGLHGSGSFSGVSKSALRERFKSFNATFEEVHKTQAMWLIPDAQLREELRIQISELLIPAYTSFLGRFRSYIESGKHPETFIKYSVEDLEAHILDFFEGTSASQQQLKRRSQ, encoded by the coding sequence ATGGACCCACCGGAACCCCCCCAACTAACTTTCGAATCAGCTGAAAACGTTATTCTCCGTTGGGACACGACGTCGTCGGAACAGCCTAGAGACCGGACGATCTTCGACGGCGGCGATCGCCACGAGATCAATCAGTACATCGACGCCGTTGACGAGATTCAACGCTCCCTCGAATCGGCGACGTTGACCGAACCCGACCACCAGAGCAAGGCCAAGACCGCCATCCGGATCGCCATGGCCCGGCTCGAGGATGAGTTCCGTAACCTGCTCACGGCCCACACCTCCCCCATCGAAACCGATTGCCTCGTCGATCCAAACTCCTCTTTCAAAAAACACTGTAGAACCAACTCCTCTTCAGACGGCGCCGTTTTGCGCGCCGAAAGCTTCACCGACGACGAAGGACTCGAGAGCAGAACCTGCGTGAGTTACCGTTTCGCAAATAGGATCTGCGAAATCGATTCGATACCGTCAGACGCCATTTCCGACCTCAGAAGCATAGCAGAAAGGATGATCTCAGCTGGATACCTTCGGGAGTGTGTTCAGGTGTGCGTTGGTGTACGGAGGTCTTGCGTGGACGCGAGCCTCGTACGGCTCGGGATCGAGAAATCTAGCATCGACGATATCCAACGGATGGAGTGGGAGAATTTAGAAACGATGATCCGATGGTGGATTCGAGCGGCTAGGGTTTCGATACGGATGGTGTTCGCGAGTGAGAAGAGGCTGTGCGAGCAAATCTTTCGAGATTTAGGTAGTTCTTCGATAgatgaattttgtttcttggaGACCGTTAAAGTTCAAGCGCTTCAACTGTTTAATTTCGCTGGAGCCATAAGTCTAAGTCCCCGGGCGCCTGAGAAGCTGTTTAAAATACTCGATTTACACGATGCGATGTTGGATTTATTGCCCGACATAGAGGTGGTTTTCGAGTCCGAGTTGTCGAAGATGATTCGAGTTGAGGCCGCGGAGATACTGTCTGAGCTAACAGAGGCAGTGAGAGGGATTTTAACGGAGTTTGAAAATGCCGTGCTTAATGAGCCGTCTAAGGTTGCGGTTCCGGGAGGTACGATTCATCCCTTGACTAGGTACGTAATGAATTACATGTGTCTGATTACTGATTACAAGCAAACCTTGGTTGACTTGATTGTGTCGAAACCGGAGTTGAGGCATTCGGATGATCCGACGGATGTGGAATTTGAGGTGGTGGAGGGGAGAACTCCCCTGGCTTCCCATTTGATATGGATAATTGTGATATTACAATCCAATTTGGATGGTAAGTCCAAGCATTACAAAGACCCTGCATTGGCTCATTTATTCATGATGAACAATGTTCATTATATAGTTCAGAAGGCCAAAGGGTTTCCGGATTTGAAAGAGATGATTGGAGTTGGTTATCTAAAGAAATTAAGTGGCAAGTATAGGCAGTTGGCGACTAGCTACCAGCGATCAACTTGGGTGAAGGTGATGCACTGTTTGCGGGATGAGGGGTTACATGGCAGTGGGAGTTTCTCTGGGGTTTCAAAGAGTGCtctaagagagagattcaaAAGTTTCAACGCGACGTTTGAAGAGGTTCATAAGACTCAAGCCATGTGGCTGATACCAGATGCTCAGCTTCGGGAGGAGCTTCGGATACAAATTTCAGAGTTGTTGATTCCTGCTTACACGTCGTTTCTTGGCAGATTCAGGAGCTATATAGAGAGTGGGAAGCATCCCGAGACCTTCATCAAGTACTCCGTTGAGGACCTTGAAGCACATATCTTGGATTTCTTCGAGGGTACCTCAGCTTCGCAGCAGCAGTTGAAGAGGAGATCTCAGTGA